Proteins encoded together in one Coregonus clupeaformis isolate EN_2021a chromosome 30, ASM2061545v1, whole genome shotgun sequence window:
- the LOC123482320 gene encoding protein phosphatase 1 regulatory subunit 1B-like encodes MDPSASAEVGDECKESRKIHFAVQSSAPTQLDPRQVEMIRRRRPTPATLFRVADQGSPEDDQSTHQWVVGENGVLKPKRVNPNVYQPPSLKAVQKMAEAHMQNLGVYPPLEEPFEGEEYNDYPCHEEREERFPTKAADPQVTSTIDQSEKPDEEEEEEEKEKEEEKEEEKTEEKTEEKAKKVRKSVKF; translated from the exons ATGGATCCCTCTGCGTCGGCTGAAGTTGGGGACGAGTGCAAGGAGAGCAGGAAGATCCACTTTGCTGTGCAGTCCTCGGCACCCACCCAACTGGACCCCCGGCAAGTAGAGATG ATCCGGCGTCGGAGACCTACACCTGCAACACTGTTCAGAGTGGCAGACCAGGGTTCTCCTGAGGATGATCAGTCTACCCATCAG TGGGTTGTAGGAGAGAATGGGGTACTGAAGCCCAAGCGAGTCAACCCAAATGTGTATCAGCCACCATCCCTGAAAG CCGTCCAGAAGATGGCTGAGGCACACATGCAGAACCTGGGTGTCTACCCCCCCTTGGAAGAACCCTTTGAGGGGGAGGAGTACAACGACTACCCCTGTCATGAGGAAAGGGAGGAAAGATTCCCCACCAAAGCTGCTG ATCCCCAAGTGACCAGCACCATAGACCAATCAGAGAAGCcggatgaagaggaagaggaggaagagaaagagaaagaagaggagaaagaggaggaaaagACAGAAGAAAAGACAGAGGAGAAGGCAAAGAAAGTGCGCAAAAGTGTAAAGTTTTAA